The genomic stretch TGGATGCCGCAGTCCGCCGAGCACCTGGCCGCCCTGGACGCGCTCGGCGTCGCGTACGGCCTGCTCGTGGTGACCCGCGCGGACCTGGCGGATCCGGGGCCGGCGCTGGCGCGGGCCCGCGCGGAACTGGCGGTGACCTCGCTTCGCGGGGTGGAGGCGGTGGTGGTCAGCGGGGTCACCGGCGTCGGCCTGCCGGACCTGCGTGCGGCGCTGGACCGGCTGGCGGCCCGCGTGCCGTCGGCGGACCGTACGGCGCCGGTGCGGCTGTGGGTCGATCGCAGTTTCACCGTGCGCGGCAGCGGCACGGTCGTCACCGGCACCCTCGGCGCGGGCCGGCTGCGCGTCGGTGACGAACTGGAACTGGCCGGCACCGGCGAGAAGGTGCGGGTGCGGGGCCTGCACCGCCTGGGCGAGGCCCGCGACGCCGTCGACCCGGTCGCCCGGGTGGCGGTCAACCTGCGCGGGGTGCCCCGGGACCGGGTCGCGCGCGGCGACGCGCTGCTCACCCCGGGCCGGTTCCGGGCGAGCGAGCTGGTCGACGTGCGACTGGCCGGCGACGCGGTGACCGCGCTGCCGGCCACGCTCACCCTGCACGTCGGTGCGGCGGCCGTGCCGGCGCGGGTCCGTCCGCTGGGCGGCGACACCCTCCGGCTGCGGTTGGGGCGTCCGGTGCCGCTGCTCGTCGGCGACCGCGCGTTGCTGCGCGACCCGGGCCGCCACCACGTCGCCGGTGGGGTGACCGTGCTGGACGTGTTGCCGCCGCTGTTGCGTCGTCGGGGCGCGGCGGCGGCCCGGGCGGCCGTGCTGGCCACCCTGGACGGTCGGCCCGACCTTGCCGGTGAACTGCGGCGACGTGGTCTGGTCCGGGCCGGGGACCTGGTCCGCGCGGGCGTGCCGGTGCCCGTGGCCCCGGTGGCGGGGGACTGGCTGGCCGACCCGGACCACTGGCGGCGGCTGGCCGACCGGCTGGCCGACGCGGTGGCCCGCTACACCCGGGAGCATCCGCTGGAGCCGGGCGCGCCGGTGGAGGTGCTGCGCCGACAGCTCGACCTGCCCGACCGGGTACTGGTCGAGGCGCTGGTGCGGGCGCCGCTGCGGCTGACCGCCGGCCGGGTCGGCACGGCCGGCGCGGACCCGCTGCCGGAATCGGTGGCCCGCGCGGTCGCGCTGGTCCGCGACGACTACGCGGCATACCCGTTCCGGGCCCCGGACGCCGACCGGCTGGCCGCCGTCGGGCTCGGGGTACGCGAGATCGGCGCGGCGGTGCGGGCCGGCGCGCTGCTGCGCCTGACCGGCAACGTGCTGCTGCTGCCCGGGGCGCCGCAGCAGGCGGTACGGGTGCTCGCCGGGCTGCCGCAGCCGTTCACGCTCAGCGCCGCCCGGCAGGCGTGGGACACCACCCGCCGGGTGGCGGTGCCGCTGCTGGAGCTGCTGGACCGGCAGGGCCGGACCCGCCGGTTGCCGGACGACGCCCGGGTGGTGGTCGACGCCGATTGCGTCGATCCGCCGGCCGCCGGGCGTCCCGGGCGCCTACCGTGACGCCATGGACCCCTCCGCGGTCTGGCGGGACCGGCAGCACCGGTGGCGGATCGAGGCGTACCGGGCGCCGGACCTGCGGTTCGCCATCTTCGCCACCAACGGCACCACCGAGTCCGCGCCGCTGTGGTTGTTCGGGATGTCGGCGCTGGCCCGCTGGCTGATGAGCCACAAGATCTCGCTGGACGACCTGGAGACCGACTGATCGCCCAGTCGGGGGACAGAGCGGGCGAAAACCGGCACTCGACGACGGGTCGACCCTATCGTGCGACGTGTGAAGGACCGAGGCATCCGGAAGGTCGTCGCGGCACTGGCCGGCCTCGCGGTGATCTACTTCGGCGCCACCGGCCGGTCGGACGGCGAGGGCAGCGGGATCTCCGGTGGCCTGGTGGTGCTGGCCCTGCTCGCCGCCCTGCTGGTGTGGCACCTGACCAAACCCGGCGACGCGGCGAAGTGACGCCGGTCAGCGGGCCGCGACGCTCCGGTTGAGCTGCCCGGCCGACTCCTCGCCGAGCGCCACCCGCACCAGCGCCGAGGCGAACCGGCCGAAATCGTCGGCGTCGACCAGTCCGGCCAGCCGGTCCGGGGCGGCCGGCAGCCCGAGCCGCTTGGCGCCGGCGACCGCCCGACGGTCGGCGTACGGGCGTAGATCCGGCCAGACGCACTGCACCTCGCGCAGGAAGATGTCCGCCCCGGTGGGACCGACGCCGGGAAACTTGGTGAGCAGCCGCCGCAGCGCCGTCCGGTCGCCGCCCGCCTCCCGGTGCAGCCGCCGCAGGTCACCGTGCCACCGGTCCAGGCACAGCCGGGCACCGGTGCCGAGCATCGTCGCGGTCCGTTCGTCGTAGCGGCGGTAGTGGCCCCGTCCCAGCGCGTCGACGCGCTGCTGCCAGCGCGCCGCCTCCATCGCCTGCGGGGTGCGGTACCCGGCCGCGAACAGCTCCCGGGCCGCCGCCACCGCCACGCCGGCCCGGATCCGGGTGCTCAGCAGCGTGACGAGCACCAGCAGCTGGTACAGCGGCGCGGGCCGGTCGGCGAGCGTGATCCCCGCCTCCTCGGCGTACGTGCGGCGGGTGAGCAGGGCCCGTGCCAGCTCGCGTTGATCGCCCATCTGGCCGGAGTACCCGTTGTGGCCTGGACTAGCCCCGCGCACCGCCCGGGCACGGAATGCGGCGGGCGGCGACGGGTATGCGGGCGGCGAGGGAAGGGAGCGCACCGTGACGAACCCGCGGTACGGCCCGACCGAGCAGCCGGTCGCCGACGACGACAGCGACCGGCGCTGACCAGCGCTACCGGTGTTCTGACGGCCGCAGCCGGTTCCAGGTGGCTGCGGCCGTCACCCCGTACACGAGGTGCGGGACGAGGTCGGCGAGCCAGTCGACGCGTCGCCAGGTGCGGGGGTCGGTGACGCCGAGCAGCGTCAACGACCCGTCGGAGAGGGTCATCGCGCCGCCGCCGAGCAGCGCGGCCGAACGCAGCATCGGCTGCCGCCGGCCCCGGGTCAGCGCGGCGAACCCGACGGCGGCGGCCACACCGAGCCCGTAGCCCATCAGCGCGCCGAGCCCGAAGCGCCGGTTGGCCGCCTGCGGCGGCGCGCCCAGGTCCAGGTGGGCCACGTCGGCCATCTTCCCGGCGCTCTCCTGCGGGGTCTGGCTGGCCGCGCGGGCCCGCACCACGATGTCCAGGTAGGTCACCGTGTTCAGGGCCAGAGTGCCCACCGCCCCGGCGATGAGCCCGTCGGCCAGGTGCCCACCCCTCACTTCTTCGGGTCGCCCGGTTCGCGGTTGCCCTTGGGGCCGTAGGTGCGGTCGCCCCGCACGACGCCGCGCTGTCCCCGATCCTCCTGCAGGATCCGGTTGGCGGTCTCGTCGGCCTTCTGGTCCGAGGTGTGCCGGCCCGAGTCGTCGATGGCGTTGCGGATGCGGGCGCGCTGCTTGTCGTAGGCGTTGCTACCCGGACGAGGTCCTGGCATCGCGGTCTCCTCTGGTCGTCGCGGTGACGGACGCGCCCGTCTACCCGCCTGGACCGCCGCCAACCCCCGGCGCGCGGACCACCGCGACCGGGCAGTGGCTGTGGCGCAGCGCCGACTGGCTCACCGAGCCGCGCAGCAGGCCCTGGACCTCGCCGCGACCGGCGCCGCCGACCACCAGCAGCTGCGCCCGGCGGGAGGCGTCGGTGAGCACCGTGCCGGCGCGTCCGCGTACCGACTCGCGGGTGACCGGCACCTCCGGGTACCGCTCGGCCAGCCCGGCGAGCGCCTCGGCGAGCAGCCGGTCCTCCTCGGCGCGCAGTTCGGACTCGTCGTACACCAGCGGCTGCATGTCGCCGGGTCCGCTGGAGGCCGGGTGCCGGTAGGCGTGTGTCGCGACGACGGACGTGCCGCGCAGGGCGGCGGTGCGGACGGCGAACTCGATCGCGTGCCGGGACGTCTCGGAGCCGTCCACGCCGACCACGACGGGCCCGTCGACGTGCGCCGTGCCACGGGCCACCAGCACCGGGCAGCCGGCCGACGCGGCCACCTTCACCGTGACCGAGCCCACCACCAGGGCACCGAGACCGCCCAGGCCCTGATGGCCGAGGACGATCATCGCGGCGGTGGGCGCCGCGTCGATCAGCGCCGCGGCGGCCTCGCCGTCGACGATCTCGCCGGTGACCCGCAGCCCGGGTGCGACCGTGGCGGCCTCGTCGACCGCGGCGGCGACCACCTGTTCGGCCTGCTCCCGCAGGCCGTTGCCGGGCCGGTCGTCGGTGACCGCGCTGATCGGCGTGTGCAGCAGCGGCCAGATGAAGGCGTGCCGCACCCGCAGGGGCAGCTCCTGTCGGGCCGCCTCGGTGGCGGCGAGCCGGATCGCGGCGCGGGCCGGCTCGGAGCCGTCCACACCGACCACCACCGCCGCGCCGTTGATCGGGTCCACGGTCACCTTCCCGCTGCCGGTCGTCGTCGGGGCCAGTATCGCGGCCGTCGGGGGCCCGGCGGGGCGATACCGCGCAGCGGCGCCGGGTCGGTACGCTGACGGCGACTGCCCGGGAGGGAGCGTCGTCGATGGTGGAGCCCGACCAGCCGAGCACCGCACGGATGATCGATTTCTGGCTCGGCGGGGAGCACCACTACCCGGTCGACGTGGCGGCGGCCCACACCTTCCTCGACGTCGAGACGCGCGTCCGGACCCTCGACGAGCTCTACACGGCGGTGGCGCCGGGCAGCCAGTTGGCGATCGACTTCGACACCGAGGAACTCGCCGGCCACCCGCAGGCGCTGGCCATGATGGGCCCGGCGTTCCGGATGCGGGCGCCGGCGGCGTTCGGGCCGCTGCTGGGTCGGTGGACGCCGACGGCGGAGGGCATCGTGCCGGTGACCCTCTGGCGGCCGGATGGGCTGCCAGAGGCGGTGCCGGACGCCTTTCACGGCGCGGTGGCGGTGCGGTCGGCCGGGTGACCATGGGTCGAACCGCCTCCGTATGATTCTTGCCCCAGAGCAAGTATTTTCGGAGGAGCGACATGCCGGATGCGCCCACGGGGGTTTCGCGCGCCCTGCGCGAGGCTCCGCCCGATCGTGTGGTCGAGGCCGCCGACCGGGCCATCCGGTCGGTCCTGGGGGCGTCGGGCACCGTCGTGTTCGTCGCCGACTACCGGATCAACGGCCTCTGGCCGGTGCTCGACTCGCGGCAGCCGGACGCCGCCGCCCATGCCCTCCAGGGCCCGCTGCAACGCTGCTTCAGCAGCCAGCAGCCGGTCCGGGCCGCCGCGACCGACGGCAGCTGCCAGCTCTACCTGCCGTTGTCGGTGTGGGGCGAGCGGCTCGGCGTGCTGATGGTGGAGATGCCCGAGGAACCGCCGGAGAGCGTGGTGCGCCGGGCCACGGACATCGCCGGTGAGGTCGCGCTGGCGCTGCACGCCGCGGACCGGGAGACCGACCGCTACCGGCGTGCGCGCCGGCAGGAGCGCCTGAGCATGGCCGCCGAGTTGCAGTGGGA from Micromonospora craniellae encodes the following:
- the selB gene encoding selenocysteine-specific translation elongation factor, yielding MLVVATAGHVDHGKSTLVRALTGMEPDRWAEERRRGMTIDLGFAWTTLASGTTVAFVDVPGHERFVPNMLAGVGPVPAAAVVVAADEGWMPQSAEHLAALDALGVAYGLLVVTRADLADPGPALARARAELAVTSLRGVEAVVVSGVTGVGLPDLRAALDRLAARVPSADRTAPVRLWVDRSFTVRGSGTVVTGTLGAGRLRVGDELELAGTGEKVRVRGLHRLGEARDAVDPVARVAVNLRGVPRDRVARGDALLTPGRFRASELVDVRLAGDAVTALPATLTLHVGAAAVPARVRPLGGDTLRLRLGRPVPLLVGDRALLRDPGRHHVAGGVTVLDVLPPLLRRRGAAAARAAVLATLDGRPDLAGELRRRGLVRAGDLVRAGVPVPVAPVAGDWLADPDHWRRLADRLADAVARYTREHPLEPGAPVEVLRRQLDLPDRVLVEALVRAPLRLTAGRVGTAGADPLPESVARAVALVRDDYAAYPFRAPDADRLAAVGLGVREIGAAVRAGALLRLTGNVLLLPGAPQQAVRVLAGLPQPFTLSAARQAWDTTRRVAVPLLELLDRQGRTRRLPDDARVVVDADCVDPPAAGRPGRLP
- a CDS encoding phosphatidylethanolamine-binding protein, with the protein product MPGPRPGSNAYDKQRARIRNAIDDSGRHTSDQKADETANRILQEDRGQRGVVRGDRTYGPKGNREPGDPKK
- a CDS encoding universal stress protein; translation: MDPINGAAVVVGVDGSEPARAAIRLAATEAARQELPLRVRHAFIWPLLHTPISAVTDDRPGNGLREQAEQVVAAAVDEAATVAPGLRVTGEIVDGEAAAALIDAAPTAAMIVLGHQGLGGLGALVVGSVTVKVAASAGCPVLVARGTAHVDGPVVVGVDGSETSRHAIEFAVRTAALRGTSVVATHAYRHPASSGPGDMQPLVYDESELRAEEDRLLAEALAGLAERYPEVPVTRESVRGRAGTVLTDASRRAQLLVVGGAGRGEVQGLLRGSVSQSALRHSHCPVAVVRAPGVGGGPGG
- a CDS encoding SAM-dependent methyltransferase, whose amino-acid sequence is MVEPDQPSTARMIDFWLGGEHHYPVDVAAAHTFLDVETRVRTLDELYTAVAPGSQLAIDFDTEELAGHPQALAMMGPAFRMRAPAAFGPLLGRWTPTAEGIVPVTLWRPDGLPEAVPDAFHGAVAVRSAG